A genomic segment from Terriglobales bacterium encodes:
- a CDS encoding BON domain-containing protein, with amino-acid sequence MKDKWKNMAPVVALAALMTLGPVAQASTTAAGRYDSEIQASVVQKLEKDSDFQNVRSTVEDGIVTLTGKVQTLKDKLDAAKQVRKSSKQVNGVRNLIEVTSTVPDSELFNQLSKRLAHDRVGWADNAFNAIHLAVKDGVVTLSGQVMDYPAYNSALAEAQSMKGVKEVVNNLNVLPASPYDDQLRARLYRAIYGDNSLSKYALDPVRPIKIIVDRGKIGLYGKVDSEFDKTIAGMRAGQVFGGFSVENHLTTPNQVAVR; translated from the coding sequence ATGAAAGACAAATGGAAGAACATGGCTCCCGTCGTCGCTCTGGCGGCTCTGATGACGCTCGGCCCAGTGGCCCAGGCGAGCACGACTGCCGCCGGTCGCTACGATTCGGAGATTCAGGCCAGCGTGGTGCAGAAGCTGGAGAAGGATTCTGATTTCCAGAACGTCCGTTCCACGGTGGAAGACGGCATTGTGACCCTGACCGGAAAGGTACAAACCCTTAAGGACAAACTCGATGCCGCGAAACAGGTTCGCAAGAGCTCGAAGCAGGTTAACGGCGTTCGTAACCTGATCGAAGTCACGTCAACTGTTCCCGACTCGGAGCTGTTTAACCAGCTTTCGAAGAGGCTGGCCCACGACCGGGTAGGCTGGGCAGACAACGCGTTTAATGCCATTCACCTGGCGGTGAAGGATGGCGTGGTGACGCTCAGCGGACAGGTGATGGACTACCCGGCGTACAACTCGGCTTTGGCCGAAGCACAGAGCATGAAGGGCGTGAAGGAAGTGGTGAATAACCTGAACGTTCTGCCGGCTTCGCCCTACGACGACCAGCTCCGGGCTCGCTTGTATCGAGCGATCTACGGCGACAACTCGCTCTCGAAGTACGCGTTGGATCCGGTTCGGCCGATCAAGATCATCGTGGATCGCGGCAAGATCGGCTTGTACGGAAAGGTCGATTCGGAATTTGACAAGACGATTGCCGGAATGCGCGCCGGACAGGTCTTCGGCGGATTTTCCGTCGAGAACCATCTGACTACACCCAATCAGGTGGCCGTCAGGTAA